A single genomic interval of Saccharomyces eubayanus strain FM1318 chromosome IV, whole genome shotgun sequence harbors:
- a CDS encoding short-chain dehydrogenase/reductase, giving the protein MAYKKRAFKPSGTTKCLKDFPTFILNLPSYNPSILSTHATALITGGSSGLGLEIAKVLAKRADKVIIADIQPFPAIYQKEFKNIFFYKCDISSLDDIQNLKRAIDRDHGNVDILINNAGIAHIKMLEKMSNNDVKQLIDINLIGAYRVIHTFAPDMINNGEGFIIDIASVLGELTPARLTSYGASKGAMIGLHKSMCKHFENLPTKRNKLGIKTLLVCPGKIGTAMFIDVPTPSKLLAPDIVPSELAFAIISAMEHNQLQILNAPYYVNLVPFFKSLSWPYKRLLKHLSGMDHVTSIQRMTKALKTGA; this is encoded by the coding sequence ATGGCATACAAGAAAAGGGCTTTTAAACCAAGTGGAACAACAAAATGCTTAAAGGATTTCCCGACATTCATCTTGAACCTACCTAGCTACAACCCTTCCATCCTTTCTACCCATGCGACCGCACTAATCACAGGTGGTTCCAGTGGGCTTGGATTAGAAATTGCCAAGGTGCTTGCCAAAAGAGCCGATAAAGTCATTATAGCTGATATTCAACCATTTCCTGcaatttatcaaaaagagttcaagaatattttcttttacaaaTGTGATATATCAAGTTTAGATGATATCCAAAACTTAAAAAGAGCAATTGATAGAGATCATGGCAACGTGGATATTCTCATAAATAATGCAGGTATAGCACATATCAAAATGCTAGAAAAGATGTCAAATAATGATGTGAAACAATTAATTGACATCAACTTAATAGGCGCTTATAGAGTCATTCATACATTTGCTCCAGATATGATAAACAACGGAGAAGGCTTTATAATTGATATTGCTTCTGTTCTAGGGGAACTAACACCTGCAAGGCTGACATCGTATGGTGCATCGAAAGGCGCGATGATTGGTTTGCATAAGAGCATGTGCAAGCATTTCGAAAATTTACCTACAAAACGCAATAAACTTGGAATAAAAACGTTACTAGTATGTCCtggaaaaattggaacAGCCATGTTTATAGATGTTCCTACACCATCCAAATTGTTGGCCCCCGACATTGTACCTTCAGAGCTGGCGTTCGCAATTATTTCTGCAATGGAACACAACCAGTTGCAAATACTAAACGCTCCTTATTATGTTAACCTGGTTCCCTTTTTTAAATCTTTAAGCTGGCCTTACAAACGCCTCTTAAAACATTTAAGCGGAATGGACCACGTAACGTCCATCCAACGGATGACTAAGGCTCTGAAAACAGGTGCATAG